The Hyla sarda isolate aHylSar1 chromosome 3, aHylSar1.hap1, whole genome shotgun sequence genome contains the following window.
TTTCCATTCCacccttattctggagaaatcatCACAACATAAGTAATGAAAATAGTTGTATAATTCAACATGACCATGTTATCTATACAATTTACTCGACATTTGGGGCATTTTATATCCCTTTGACTTTAATACTTATTTTGTACTATAGAATCTACCATGCTGCAAAGAGCCTTTACCAAAAACGAGGATCAAGTCGACACTTAAGCAACAGAAGTAATGACAGCCAAAACTCATATGCCCATTGTAAGCTTACACAGACATTCTGTGTGTCAGAATTCTCCACCTCTGACCCTACCATGGAATTTGAGAAGATCAATGCATGTGTAAGGACCCCACCTTATGACAATGACATTGACCTTATTGGAGATCGTCAACAACAGATCTCTAGTTCAAGAGAGAGAAAAGCCGCTCGGATCTTAGGACTTATTTTGGGAGCTTTCATGATGAGTTGGTTTCCCTTTTTCGTCAAGGAACTTATTGTTGGACTAAATCTTTCCACTGTGTCTCCAGAAGTGGCTGACTTTCTAACATGGTTGGGCTATGTTAATTCCTTAATTAATCCACTTCTCTACACTAGCTTCAATGATGATTTTAAGATAGCCTTTAAAAAACTTATCAGGTGCAAAGAGCACACATAAAGTATCCCAGGCATGACAACTGACTGTGTACTAAGCCTTAAAGGTGAGAACATTCCATATGATACCAGATCATTTTATGAATCACAGAATTATGAAATTATGTTTTATTTCTTCTGGCTTGGTGTTTTCTTTATGTCCAGTCATGTAATGCAGTCTTCTACCTCTGTTTTTAACTGGAAATAAATCAGAAATAAATTTTATAACATAGTGATGTTTCTAGCATTTATGTAAGCAAATTGTTACAAGGGCATACGTACCATAGAGACAGACCATTTGGCTGCTATGCTGCTCCTGGACAGAGAGGGCCCTGGCTAATTCAGTCCCCTTTGTTACTGGTTGATAGGAATCTGTGCAGGACTACTTCAGAGAAACTGTGTGGTAGCAATCAAGGAAAGGGATGAATAATTATGAAGATGTAGGGGTCCCACTTTTTATGTATACCACTGCTACCATTGGCAAATTTGAATAGTGATTTGAGAAAACAAATTATATTGATGTATGTTTCCTGTATGAGCGCTGCATGTTTTATGAGCAGTCATACTACATACTGAAGGTGTTTGTTTTATTCATTTGTTCCTATTTTTGATACAGCCTCCCATGAAAGGCATATGAAAGGAATATTAAAAGCAGTCTGGTGCTAGGACATGCCATTTTGAatgatgaatagtgttgagcgtgaatatccGAATAGctatttttattgcgaatattggcactttgtAATTTCGcagatatttagaatatagtgaaatatattcgttatgaagaatattaatttttttttgttttttttccatggtacacatcacaatgatgtttactatgtaaataaaaagggatcatccctccctgcttccagcttgtggtccaaagaaggtgaatatgcgaaaatttgcgaataatggcacttccagaggacactgatccctcccctcttttagcttgtgggccaatgagaaggatgcaaatacagttgtcaggttagcaacatccctagcaaccaataggaaagtagttgaaagatataaccgCGCATGCACATTTTgagaatttcattacaaatttcacatgaaaaaaaatgaacgaatatgcgaaattcacgaatataggacgaatatttgtccatatatttgcgaaatattgcaaattcgaatatggcctatgctgctcatcactagtgatgAAATAGGCAATTCACGTCCATGTCCTTGAAGTACTGAGGGCTTGAACACCTCCTTGGctctcctcatattttgtccctgCCTGATTGGCAGGGAGCTGGAAGctaagccctgtttccaaatctcgcACCTATGGACAGTTTGTATGCACAGCACAGGAATAAGATGTGAAGACAGGGCTGGAAGCTGAGTGTAAATCTGACTGTAAATCAAGCAAGAACAGGGGTGGGAAGAGGCGTAGGAAGGTGTTACATCCATCAGCACTACAGTGAATAGGTACACCTCTTTGATACTTGGCActagagaataaaagcatttattctacattatggaagcacagacaaatatatgaaaggtaccatgtgcCTCCTTTCCCGAACAGCAGCAGTCAACAGTTTGGAATGTGAATCACAGcaaacagattccctttaaataaatgGCACAAGAAAATCTAGTTTGTAAAACAACTAAACTGCCATTAAATCTCTAATTACCTAACAAAGTAATGTTGGTGTAATTAGCAAATCATTTTTTCtaccacagtttttccctgtcactgtatgttatatatatatatatatatatatatatatatatatatatatataaagtcacAAATGATTTTCTCTAAATCTACTTATTTCCTGAGCCATTTACTATGGTCTCAGCAGCGGAATTATTTCCCATCAAACTACCAAACAAAATTGCCCTAAATATACAAGCTGTAAAGGAAAATTTGAAGCATAAGAAAAGAAGTCAGGTAAATTAGGTAACAAATTAAAGTCTATAAAATGGGAGTACAGAGAATTTAGAAATTATTCTGCTTATTTCTGTGGTATGCATCAGAACAGTATGCCGACGATTTCAGTGGAGTGAACGTAGTCTAAAAGTCAATGgccaagtgtaaaaataaaattaaaaaaatgtttaatgtttAAGCATTGCTGACATCCTTTTACAAGGTTTATTTGGGCTAATAAAAGGCCCAGGATCGCTTAATGGAAATTAATGTTGCCCAGAGTCAAGGGGGGAATACATTTTCCTGATGTAAGACACTATAATCAGGCATGTTTTTACCACCATAGCATTTATTAGTTACGAGGCAGTGACCTCTATTCTAACACGGC
Protein-coding sequences here:
- the HTR1E gene encoding 5-hydroxytryptamine receptor 1E, with product MNFTNCTAETISHKSKTVTEKMLISLTLAVITTLTTLLNSAVIIAICTTKKLHQPANYLICSLAVTDFLVAILVMPLSIAYIVTDTWNLGYVICEIWLSVDMTCCTCSILHLCVIALDRYWAITDAIEYARKRTVKRAGIMILTVWTISVFISIPPLFWRNHHNISNENSCIIQHDHVIYTIYSTFGAFYIPLTLILILYYRIYHAAKSLYQKRGSSRHLSNRSNDSQNSYAHCKLTQTFCVSEFSTSDPTMEFEKINACVRTPPYDNDIDLIGDRQQQISSSRERKAARILGLILGAFMMSWFPFFVKELIVGLNLSTVSPEVADFLTWLGYVNSLINPLLYTSFNDDFKIAFKKLIRCKEHT